One Kutzneria kofuensis DNA window includes the following coding sequences:
- a CDS encoding ATP-binding protein, which translates to MATAVRWSEFDLHELTEVPAPAEHRRGEDGERGDRDGYADDPLAALAVALAGAHAGLTATGHHAPVVVSAWVRPPNARRMHFLVGGNPDFTPAMGTGPGEVLFPPGALATPLGRGQTTLLDLFDCWVPCTGHPDALWAPTDPKHAKPQARRGSFEQYVAHLRQPFAWVVLAEPARAQEVQPELDRLVREILPLSRTEVGEANRISLERKQSRHRELSRALLGNAWRIRVLVGGCDGAVTENVAALLCAAADLDNQPYVLTPSGRATGLAGAAQHEGVLAGTDLLVRLTRPPRRELPGIRVVEPRRFDVTPDAPADEGLLLGGVLDAARSEVGALTASRDSLNRHTFVCGATGSGKSFTVRHLLAEATRAGLPWLVVEPAKAEYGRMANRLARLGGDVVVLQPGRADDPPVGFNPLAPARVTDADGTERVFPLQTHLDLVRALFLATFDPQEPFPQILTTSLTRSYEELGWDVTLGEAAHDGAEPRYPTLTDLQRVAAIVVDEIGYGAEIAANMQGFVKVRMRSLGQGVIGRFLNDAHPLDFGRLMRRNVVLEIEDVGDDTDKAFLMGAVLLQLTEHLKLLHGNRSQVPLHHLTVIEEAHRLLRNPGEDADSAAGRAVETFASLLAEVRAYGEGLVVVEQIPSKLIPDVIKNTAVKVVHRLPAEDDRKSVGATMNLDDGQSRNVVSLQPREAAVFTDGMDRPLLVRVPDGRKAEEGAARPAPVADLIRTVRSSTCGSECQAAACSLADIARGNQLLARYPVLTVWTELTVLAHLANAPNPALQPRYRDILLDAASVRTLECALSQAVERAVRTRSAQLQPTMRPWLFAAHCNAVQVNALWHGADHRCEDDDPLFLAESYKWARVLQWLEGDDDAPRHQDSEAWERFYRQPIPGATRADQRAVVEGWQDELYRDEAGRNAVTYGTSRPSALESALGAQADGGDAWRRAVARAVDWFTGDTRWIWSHVLPIGSET; encoded by the coding sequence ATGGCAACCGCAGTGCGCTGGTCGGAGTTCGACCTGCACGAACTGACCGAGGTGCCCGCCCCGGCGGAGCACCGGCGTGGGGAGGACGGCGAGCGCGGCGACCGGGACGGGTACGCGGACGACCCGCTCGCCGCGCTGGCCGTCGCGCTCGCCGGGGCCCACGCCGGACTCACGGCCACCGGGCACCACGCGCCGGTCGTGGTGTCGGCCTGGGTGCGCCCGCCCAACGCCCGGCGGATGCATTTCCTGGTGGGCGGCAACCCCGACTTCACGCCGGCGATGGGCACCGGGCCGGGCGAGGTGCTGTTCCCGCCCGGCGCCCTGGCCACGCCCCTGGGCCGGGGCCAGACGACGCTGCTGGACCTGTTCGACTGCTGGGTGCCGTGCACCGGCCATCCGGACGCGCTGTGGGCGCCGACGGATCCCAAGCACGCCAAGCCCCAGGCGCGCCGGGGCTCGTTCGAGCAGTACGTGGCCCACCTGCGGCAGCCCTTCGCCTGGGTGGTGCTGGCCGAGCCGGCACGGGCCCAGGAGGTCCAGCCCGAACTCGACCGGCTGGTCCGCGAGATCCTGCCCTTGTCGCGGACCGAGGTCGGCGAGGCGAACCGGATCAGCCTCGAACGCAAGCAGAGCCGACACCGGGAGCTCAGCCGCGCGCTGCTCGGCAACGCGTGGCGGATCCGGGTGTTGGTCGGCGGGTGCGACGGGGCCGTCACAGAGAACGTCGCCGCCTTGCTCTGCGCGGCGGCGGACCTCGACAACCAGCCGTACGTGCTCACGCCGAGCGGGCGCGCGACCGGGTTGGCCGGCGCCGCGCAGCACGAGGGTGTCCTGGCCGGCACCGACCTGCTGGTGCGGTTGACCCGGCCGCCGCGGCGGGAACTGCCCGGGATCCGGGTCGTCGAGCCGCGGCGCTTCGACGTCACACCGGACGCGCCCGCCGACGAGGGCCTGCTGCTGGGTGGTGTGCTGGACGCGGCCCGCAGCGAGGTCGGGGCGCTGACCGCGAGCCGCGACTCGCTCAACCGGCACACCTTCGTCTGCGGCGCGACCGGCAGCGGGAAGTCCTTCACCGTCCGGCACCTGCTGGCCGAGGCCACCAGGGCCGGGCTGCCGTGGCTCGTCGTCGAGCCGGCCAAGGCCGAGTACGGGCGGATGGCGAACCGGCTGGCCCGGCTGGGCGGCGACGTCGTCGTGCTCCAGCCGGGCAGGGCGGACGACCCGCCGGTCGGCTTCAATCCGCTGGCACCGGCCCGGGTCACCGACGCCGACGGCACGGAGCGCGTCTTCCCGCTGCAGACCCACCTCGACCTGGTGCGCGCGTTGTTCCTCGCCACGTTCGACCCACAGGAACCGTTCCCGCAGATCCTCACCACGTCGCTGACCCGCTCGTACGAGGAGCTCGGCTGGGACGTCACGCTCGGCGAGGCCGCCCACGACGGCGCGGAGCCGCGCTATCCCACCCTCACCGACCTGCAGCGGGTCGCGGCGATCGTGGTGGACGAGATCGGCTACGGCGCCGAGATCGCCGCCAACATGCAGGGGTTCGTGAAGGTCCGGATGCGCAGCCTCGGCCAGGGCGTGATCGGGCGCTTCCTCAACGACGCGCACCCGCTGGACTTCGGCCGGCTGATGCGCCGCAACGTCGTGCTGGAGATCGAGGACGTCGGCGACGACACCGACAAGGCCTTCCTGATGGGCGCGGTGCTGCTGCAGCTGACGGAGCACCTGAAGCTGCTGCACGGCAACCGGTCCCAGGTTCCGCTGCACCACCTCACCGTCATCGAGGAGGCGCACCGGCTGCTGCGCAACCCGGGCGAGGACGCCGACAGCGCGGCCGGGCGTGCGGTCGAGACGTTCGCGTCGCTGCTGGCCGAGGTCCGCGCCTACGGCGAGGGCCTGGTCGTGGTGGAACAGATCCCCAGCAAGCTGATCCCGGACGTCATCAAGAACACCGCGGTGAAGGTGGTGCACCGGCTGCCCGCCGAGGACGACCGCAAGAGCGTCGGCGCCACGATGAACCTCGACGACGGTCAGTCCCGGAACGTGGTGTCGCTGCAACCACGGGAGGCCGCGGTCTTCACCGACGGGATGGACCGGCCGCTGCTGGTGCGCGTCCCCGACGGTCGCAAGGCGGAGGAGGGCGCGGCCCGGCCCGCCCCGGTCGCCGACCTGATCCGCACGGTGCGCAGCTCGACGTGTGGCAGCGAATGCCAGGCCGCCGCGTGCAGCCTGGCCGACATCGCGCGCGGCAACCAGCTGCTGGCCCGGTATCCGGTGCTCACCGTATGGACCGAGCTGACCGTGCTCGCGCACCTGGCCAACGCGCCGAACCCGGCACTGCAGCCGCGCTACCGGGACATCCTGCTCGACGCCGCGTCGGTGCGGACCTTGGAGTGCGCGTTGTCGCAGGCGGTCGAGCGAGCGGTGCGGACCCGCTCGGCCCAGCTGCAACCGACCATGCGCCCGTGGTTGTTCGCGGCCCACTGCAATGCCGTGCAGGTCAACGCGCTCTGGCACGGCGCTGACCACCGCTGCGAGGACGACGACCCGTTGTTCCTCGCGGAGTCGTACAAGTGGGCCCGGGTGCTGCAGTGGCTCGAGGGTGACGACGATGCCCCGCGGCACCAGGACAGCGAGGCGTGGGAACGCTTCTACCGCCAGCCGATCCCGGGCGCGACCCGCGCCGATCAGCGCGCCGTCGTGGAGGGCTGGCAGGACGAGCTGTATCGGGACGAGGCCGGCCGGAACGCGGTCACGTACGGCACCAGCCGGCCGTCCGCACTGGAGTCGGCGCTCGGCGCCCAGGCCGACGGCGGCGATGCGTGGCGACGCGCGGTGGCCAGGGCGGTGGACTGGTTCACCGGCGACACCCGGTGGATCTGGTCACACGTGTTACCGATAGGGAGCGAGACATGA
- a CDS encoding DUF4383 domain-containing protein, whose translation MTRVKGGAAVLAKPQKITFAVGALNVAAAALHVFPLSPAQHWAQLLTGVAGLLLAGSVDRARLFGLLLVIGYGAMLAWELTTTTDFGAWLPARMIVSGVVIEVVACGTASGR comes from the coding sequence ATGACCAGGGTCAAGGGCGGTGCCGCGGTCCTCGCCAAACCGCAGAAGATCACGTTCGCCGTGGGCGCGCTCAACGTCGCGGCGGCGGCACTGCACGTCTTTCCGCTCAGCCCGGCCCAGCACTGGGCCCAGCTGCTGACCGGCGTGGCCGGGCTGCTGCTGGCCGGCAGCGTGGATCGGGCCCGGCTGTTCGGCCTGCTGCTCGTGATCGGTTACGGCGCGATGCTCGCGTGGGAGCTCACGACGACCACCGACTTCGGCGCGTGGCTGCCGGCCCGGATGATCGTCTCCGGTGTGGTGATCGAGGTGGTGGCCTGTGGCACCGCATCGGGAAGATGA
- a CDS encoding S1C family serine protease produces the protein MRPTTRNRIVPALAIVLLCAACTSGGSTSPAPSTATATGGAAIEGTFQQVVRQVLPAVVRIATDRALGSGVVFDDRGDIVTNAHVLAGAETVQVSPATGGSPLTGRLLGVYPPDDLAVIQVRGAAPPPARFADSSKLAVGQIVLAMGNPLGLTGSVTEGIVSAVGRTVSEPASPSSPGTTIADAVQTSAAINPGNSGGALVDTSGQVVGIPTMAATDPELGGGAAPGIGFAIPSNTVTDIAGQIVRDGKVTDSRRAALGIAVETVVGPDGRPAGAGVVRVDPGGPADKAGIKAGDVITAVGGTPVADTGSLAAVLAKSKPGDTVPVQITRAGKTSTVRATLGQLAGG, from the coding sequence ATGCGACCGACAACGCGCAACCGGATCGTGCCGGCACTGGCGATCGTCCTGCTCTGTGCGGCGTGCACATCGGGAGGTTCGACATCGCCGGCCCCGAGCACGGCCACCGCCACGGGTGGGGCGGCGATCGAGGGCACGTTCCAACAGGTCGTGCGGCAAGTGCTGCCCGCCGTGGTGCGGATAGCGACCGACAGGGCCCTCGGGTCCGGTGTGGTGTTCGACGACCGCGGCGACATCGTCACCAACGCGCACGTGCTCGCCGGCGCCGAGACCGTGCAGGTCAGCCCGGCCACCGGCGGATCGCCGCTGACCGGCCGCCTGCTCGGCGTCTACCCGCCGGACGACCTGGCCGTGATCCAGGTCCGCGGCGCCGCGCCGCCGCCGGCCAGGTTCGCTGATTCGAGCAAGCTCGCCGTCGGGCAGATCGTGCTCGCCATGGGCAACCCGCTCGGCCTGACCGGCAGCGTCACCGAGGGCATCGTGTCCGCGGTCGGGCGGACCGTCTCGGAGCCGGCGAGTCCGAGCTCACCGGGAACGACCATCGCCGACGCGGTCCAGACCTCGGCGGCCATCAACCCGGGCAACAGCGGCGGCGCGCTGGTGGACACCTCCGGCCAGGTGGTCGGCATCCCGACGATGGCCGCGACCGATCCCGAGCTCGGCGGCGGCGCCGCGCCCGGCATCGGGTTCGCCATCCCCAGCAACACGGTGACGGACATCGCCGGGCAGATCGTGCGTGACGGCAAGGTCACCGACTCGCGCCGGGCGGCGCTCGGCATCGCGGTCGAAACGGTCGTCGGCCCGGACGGCAGGCCCGCGGGGGCCGGCGTGGTCCGGGTCGATCCCGGCGGGCCCGCGGACAAGGCCGGGATCAAGGCCGGTGATGTGATCACGGCCGTCGGTGGCACGCCCGTGGCGGACACCGGGTCGCTCGCCGCCGTGCTGGCGAAGTCCAAGCCGGGGGACACCGTGCCGGTCCAGATCACCCGGGCCGGCAAGACTTCGACGGTGCGGGCGACGCTGGGTCAGCTGGCCGGTGGCTGA
- a CDS encoding class II glutamine amidotransferase: MCRLFGLSAAPQRVRATFWLLEAPDSLARQSRREPDGTGLGTFAEDGTPEVDKQPQAAYEDQEFAQEAKQRESTTFLAHIRYASTGGLDPRNTHPFEQRGRLFAHNGVIQNLPALEAELGDHLDLVAGDTDSERFFALITKHIDDNGGDVGAAITTAARWVADNLPVYAINLVLTTPTELWALRYPDTHDLFVLQRCAGGTHGGRHLEHASTAGRIRARCGDLSDRPAVVVASERMDEDPGWQALRPGELLHVDGHLVCTRRVVLERPPRHPLSLDQLGAHAAASQSGT; this comes from the coding sequence ATGTGTCGTCTGTTCGGTTTGTCGGCCGCGCCGCAGCGAGTTCGAGCCACCTTCTGGCTGCTGGAAGCTCCGGACAGCCTGGCCCGGCAGAGCCGGCGCGAGCCCGACGGCACCGGGCTCGGCACGTTCGCCGAGGACGGCACCCCCGAGGTGGACAAGCAGCCGCAGGCCGCTTACGAGGACCAGGAGTTCGCCCAGGAGGCCAAGCAGCGCGAGTCGACCACCTTCCTCGCGCACATCCGTTACGCCTCCACCGGCGGCCTGGATCCGCGCAACACCCACCCGTTCGAGCAGCGGGGCCGGTTGTTCGCGCACAACGGCGTCATCCAGAACCTTCCCGCCCTGGAGGCCGAACTCGGCGACCACCTCGACCTGGTGGCCGGCGACACCGACTCGGAGCGGTTCTTCGCACTGATCACCAAGCACATCGACGACAACGGCGGCGACGTCGGCGCCGCGATCACCACAGCGGCCCGATGGGTGGCCGACAACCTGCCCGTCTACGCGATCAACCTCGTCCTGACCACGCCGACCGAGCTGTGGGCCCTGCGCTACCCCGACACGCACGACCTGTTCGTGCTCCAGCGCTGCGCCGGCGGCACCCATGGTGGGCGGCACCTGGAGCACGCCAGCACCGCCGGGCGAATCCGAGCCCGTTGCGGTGACTTGTCCGACCGTCCGGCGGTGGTGGTGGCCAGCGAGCGGATGGACGAGGACCCGGGCTGGCAGGCCCTGCGTCCCGGCGAGCTGCTGCACGTCGACGGCCATCTGGTGTGCACGCGGCGGGTCGTGCTCGAGCGTCCGCCGCGTCACCCGTTGTCCCTCGACCAGCTCGGCGCCCACGCCGCGGCATCCCAGTCGGGCACGTGA
- a CDS encoding glucose-6-phosphate dehydrogenase, translating into MIERLAVFGGTGDLTARYLLPGLAALQAAGHLPARFRLTGADRSDRDSEQFRSWAAAQLDRHGDAWPAEARKAVAASAGFQRADVTDAADVASVIAGDGPLAVYLALPPALFPRAISTLHRAGLPAGSRIVLEKPFGEDLDSAVELNRLLADLVPEEAVFRVDHFLAMATVENVLGSRLANRVLEPLWNSAHIAEVEIVWDERLTLEGRAGYYDNTGALKDMLQNHLLQLLCLVAMEPPISLGERDLRDRKIDVLRSVRPLTGEDVLRRTRRARYLAGRIGDREVPAYVDEQGVDPDRRTETFAEVELELDSWRWSGTTFRLRSGKALGQERKEVAVRFRDVPHVPFGHSGEALPNVLRFGLEPETLTLDLTGTGSRARMFAPLRLSARLAQPDLPPYGRLLFDVLTGNPALSIRGDEAEEAWRVLTPVLSAWSKNLVPLQEYPAGSDGPATTTSAGG; encoded by the coding sequence ATGATCGAGCGGCTCGCCGTGTTCGGTGGCACGGGGGACCTCACCGCGCGCTACCTGCTGCCGGGGCTGGCCGCACTCCAGGCGGCCGGTCACCTCCCCGCCCGGTTCCGGTTGACCGGCGCCGACCGCAGCGACCGGGACAGCGAACAGTTCCGCTCCTGGGCCGCCGCGCAACTCGACCGGCACGGCGACGCTTGGCCCGCCGAAGCCAGGAAAGCGGTCGCCGCTTCGGCCGGTTTTCAGCGGGCCGATGTCACCGACGCCGCGGACGTCGCGTCCGTCATCGCCGGAGACGGGCCCCTTGCCGTCTACCTCGCCCTTCCCCCCGCCCTGTTCCCGCGGGCGATCTCCACGCTGCACCGCGCGGGCCTGCCAGCAGGGAGCCGAATCGTCCTGGAGAAGCCGTTCGGGGAGGACCTGGACAGCGCGGTGGAGCTGAACCGGCTGCTCGCCGATCTCGTGCCCGAGGAGGCCGTGTTCCGGGTCGACCACTTCCTGGCCATGGCCACCGTCGAGAACGTGCTCGGCAGCCGGCTGGCCAACCGCGTGCTCGAGCCGCTCTGGAACAGCGCGCACATCGCCGAGGTGGAGATCGTCTGGGACGAGCGGCTCACGCTCGAGGGTCGGGCGGGCTACTACGACAACACCGGCGCGCTCAAGGACATGCTGCAGAACCACCTGCTGCAACTGCTGTGCCTGGTGGCGATGGAGCCCCCGATCAGCCTCGGCGAGCGCGACCTGCGTGACCGGAAGATCGATGTGTTGCGCTCGGTGCGGCCCCTCACCGGCGAGGATGTCCTGCGCCGCACGCGCCGCGCCCGCTATCTCGCCGGCCGGATCGGTGACCGCGAGGTTCCGGCCTACGTCGACGAGCAGGGCGTGGACCCGGACCGCCGCACCGAGACCTTCGCCGAGGTCGAGCTGGAACTGGACAGCTGGCGCTGGTCAGGAACGACCTTCCGGCTCCGCAGCGGCAAAGCGCTCGGGCAGGAGCGCAAGGAGGTCGCCGTGCGCTTCCGTGACGTGCCCCATGTGCCGTTCGGACACAGCGGCGAGGCGCTGCCCAACGTGCTCCGGTTCGGGCTCGAACCGGAGACCCTGACCCTGGATCTGACCGGGACGGGCTCGCGCGCCCGCATGTTCGCCCCACTACGGTTGAGCGCGCGGCTGGCGCAACCCGACCTGCCGCCGTACGGCCGCCTCCTGTTCGACGTGTTGACCGGGAATCCCGCCCTGTCCATCCGCGGTGACGAGGCCGAGGAGGCTTGGCGAGTCCTCACCCCCGTGCTGTCGGCCTGGTCGAAGAACCTCGTTCCGCTCCAGGAGTACCCGGCCGGCTCGGACGGGCCGGCCACGACCACAAGTGCCGGCGGATGA
- a CDS encoding glycoside hydrolase family 15 protein → MFDPDPPLRRVRRPDGYLPLEDFGLIGDGTTVALVGLDGSIPWLCLPRFDSEPLFAGLLDHARGGHFTVAPEDVVEARQRYEPDTAVLTTELATATGRVQVADALALRSGADLTDDTPAQRAELVRSAVVLDGDVRLRVDLRPRGGAQVGPRFSGLELRLPGRPDLRLHLRSNRPLTGLTSTHELHRGDRLDLVLSWGRFHRHHRFDAETTLRDTADAWRRWMTHFRYHGLEEPLVRRSAITLKLCDDWVNGSLVAAPTSSLPAPLGGVRNWDYRYVWIRDAAYTVYAMRRIGFGGEAGAFLGWVLDAFEHSRAPRIMYDLDGSPVPDEVQDAGLEGYRRSAPVRWGNGAADQRQHDLYGEVLDCADQWLRAGGELEPALWAELTGLADAAGKAWRQPDQGIWEVRSEGRVFTYSAGMCQVALDRAAAICERLGRPGPSASWRASAEHLRRLILDQSWNEDDQTFHEHLDGSGGVDASLLALPVRRVVPADHPRMVATTAAVAKRLSAGDGLLYRYLHDQSADGLPGDEGAFLLCSFWLVDNLASQGRVEAAEELYTSLCARASPLGLLSEQIDPSTGQFMGNFPQAFSHIGVIAAGVNVARAKAEATR, encoded by the coding sequence ATGTTCGATCCTGATCCACCGCTGCGGCGGGTGCGGCGGCCCGACGGCTACCTGCCACTGGAGGATTTCGGGCTCATCGGCGACGGCACGACGGTGGCGCTCGTCGGCCTCGACGGCTCCATCCCGTGGCTGTGTCTTCCCCGGTTCGACTCCGAGCCGCTGTTCGCCGGCTTGCTGGATCACGCGAGAGGCGGGCATTTCACCGTGGCGCCGGAGGACGTGGTCGAGGCCCGCCAACGGTACGAGCCGGACACGGCGGTGTTGACGACCGAGTTGGCGACCGCCACGGGCCGGGTCCAGGTTGCCGACGCGCTGGCCCTGCGTTCGGGTGCGGATCTCACCGATGACACGCCCGCGCAGCGGGCCGAGCTCGTGCGTTCCGCGGTTGTCCTGGACGGGGATGTCCGGCTGCGGGTGGATCTGCGACCACGCGGCGGCGCGCAGGTTGGGCCACGGTTCAGCGGGCTGGAACTACGCCTGCCCGGCCGGCCCGACCTGCGCCTGCACCTACGGTCGAACCGCCCCTTGACCGGACTGACCAGCACCCATGAACTCCACCGGGGTGATCGCCTCGATCTGGTGCTGTCGTGGGGCCGCTTTCACCGCCACCACCGGTTCGACGCCGAGACGACGTTACGGGACACCGCCGACGCGTGGCGTCGGTGGATGACGCATTTCCGCTATCACGGTCTCGAAGAACCGCTGGTCCGGCGGTCCGCGATCACCCTGAAGCTGTGCGACGACTGGGTGAATGGGTCGCTGGTCGCCGCACCGACGTCCTCGCTGCCCGCCCCGCTCGGCGGAGTGCGTAACTGGGACTACCGCTACGTCTGGATCCGCGACGCGGCCTACACCGTGTACGCGATGCGTCGGATCGGCTTCGGCGGCGAAGCGGGCGCCTTCCTCGGCTGGGTCCTCGACGCCTTCGAGCACAGCCGAGCGCCGCGGATCATGTACGACCTCGATGGCAGCCCGGTGCCGGACGAGGTCCAGGACGCCGGACTGGAGGGCTATCGCCGGTCCGCCCCGGTGAGGTGGGGCAACGGAGCGGCCGACCAGCGCCAGCACGACCTCTACGGCGAGGTTCTGGACTGCGCCGACCAGTGGCTGCGCGCCGGCGGGGAGCTGGAACCCGCGCTCTGGGCCGAGCTCACCGGCCTCGCGGATGCCGCGGGCAAGGCGTGGCGACAGCCCGACCAGGGCATCTGGGAGGTCCGCAGCGAAGGCCGCGTGTTCACGTACTCGGCCGGAATGTGCCAGGTGGCCCTGGACCGCGCCGCGGCCATCTGCGAGCGGCTCGGCCGGCCGGGACCGAGCGCGTCCTGGCGGGCATCGGCCGAGCACCTGCGCCGCCTCATCCTGGACCAGTCCTGGAACGAGGACGACCAGACGTTTCACGAACACCTCGACGGCAGCGGGGGCGTGGACGCCAGCCTGCTCGCGCTGCCCGTGCGCCGGGTCGTCCCGGCCGACCATCCGCGAATGGTCGCCACCACGGCGGCCGTCGCCAAACGGCTGTCGGCCGGGGACGGCCTGCTCTACCGCTATCTGCACGACCAGTCGGCCGACGGCCTACCCGGTGACGAGGGGGCGTTCCTGCTCTGCAGCTTCTGGCTGGTGGACAACCTGGCCAGCCAGGGCAGGGTCGAAGCGGCCGAGGAGCTCTACACCTCGCTGTGCGCCCGGGCGAGCCCGCTGGGACTGCTCTCGGAGCAGATCGACCCGTCCACCGGCCAGTTCATGGGCAACTTCCCCCAGGCGTTCAGCCACATCGGCGTCATCGCCGCCGGGGTGAACGTCGCACGGGCGAAAGCGGAGGCCACACGATGA
- a CDS encoding NAD(P)-dependent alcohol dehydrogenase: protein MKAFVMKEIGQVGFADKPIPRPGPDDAVVRTTSALICTSDSHTVRGGIGPRENLTLGHEAVGVVHDVGSDVKDFRQGDRVLVGAITPDWGSPASQNGYPSQSGGPLGGFKFANSKDGVFAEYFHVNDADANLARIPDGISDESAVYCADMFSTGFMGAEKGDIPIGGTVAVLAQGPVGLMATVGARLRGAGIVIGVESVPRRQSLARAYGADEIVDFTSEDVIERMLDLTQGEGVDTAIEALGADATFQTAVKITKPGGTISNIGYFGEGEFVRIPRVEWGVGMADKTIATGLCPGGRLRMERLLRLLETDRVDPTHMTTHRFPFDEMERAFEVSDKKLEDVIKVLVTF from the coding sequence ATGAAAGCCTTTGTGATGAAGGAGATCGGGCAGGTCGGCTTCGCGGACAAGCCCATACCGCGACCGGGTCCGGACGACGCTGTCGTACGCACGACCAGCGCCTTGATCTGCACCTCCGATTCCCACACCGTGCGAGGGGGGATAGGACCCCGGGAGAACCTGACGCTCGGCCACGAAGCGGTCGGCGTGGTGCACGACGTGGGCAGCGACGTGAAGGACTTCCGCCAGGGCGACCGGGTCCTGGTCGGCGCCATCACCCCCGACTGGGGAAGTCCGGCCTCCCAGAACGGCTACCCGTCACAGTCCGGCGGGCCGCTCGGCGGCTTCAAGTTCGCGAACTCCAAGGACGGCGTGTTCGCCGAGTACTTCCACGTGAACGACGCCGACGCGAACCTGGCGAGGATTCCGGACGGCATTTCCGACGAGTCGGCGGTGTACTGCGCCGACATGTTCTCCACCGGGTTCATGGGGGCGGAGAAGGGGGACATCCCGATCGGTGGGACGGTCGCCGTGCTCGCCCAGGGGCCGGTGGGGTTGATGGCGACAGTCGGCGCCCGACTACGCGGCGCCGGAATCGTGATCGGGGTGGAGTCGGTCCCGCGGCGGCAGAGCCTCGCGCGTGCCTACGGTGCCGACGAGATCGTGGACTTCACCAGTGAGGACGTCATCGAGCGAATGCTCGACCTGACTCAGGGGGAGGGCGTGGACACCGCGATCGAGGCGCTCGGTGCGGACGCCACGTTCCAGACCGCCGTGAAGATCACCAAACCGGGCGGCACGATCTCCAACATCGGCTACTTCGGGGAAGGCGAGTTCGTGCGGATTCCCCGGGTCGAATGGGGTGTCGGAATGGCCGACAAGACGATCGCGACGGGACTGTGCCCCGGCGGCCGGCTGCGCATGGAACGCCTGCTGCGGCTGCTGGAGACCGATCGGGTCGATCCCACCCATATGACGACGCACCGCTTCCCGTTCGACGAGATGGAGCGGGCCTTCGAGGTCTCCGACAAGAAGCTCGAGGACGTCATCAAGGTACTGGTCACCTTCTAG
- a CDS encoding general stress protein, giving the protein MRKAVSPESTRVPVAGFATYAEAERAVDSLSDQSFPVQHTTISGVGLRLVEDVLGRLTYLRAAGMGAASGLWFGLLFGVFLALFTADAVAWFAVILWALLWGVVAGAVFGLIWHALSAGRRDFVSTRQLLADRYEILVDRAHADQARQLLNNGRRGPA; this is encoded by the coding sequence ATGCGCAAGGCGGTTTCGCCGGAATCGACGCGGGTGCCGGTCGCCGGCTTCGCCACCTACGCCGAGGCCGAGCGGGCGGTGGACTCGTTGTCGGACCAGAGTTTTCCCGTGCAGCACACCACGATCTCCGGGGTGGGGCTGCGCTTGGTGGAGGATGTGCTCGGCCGGTTGACCTATCTGAGGGCGGCCGGCATGGGGGCGGCGTCCGGGCTGTGGTTCGGGTTGCTGTTCGGCGTGTTCCTGGCGCTGTTCACGGCCGACGCCGTGGCGTGGTTCGCGGTGATCCTGTGGGCCCTGTTGTGGGGCGTGGTGGCCGGAGCGGTCTTCGGGCTGATCTGGCACGCCCTCTCGGCTGGTCGGCGGGACTTCGTCTCGACCCGCCAGTTGCTCGCCGACCGCTACGAGATTCTGGTCGACCGCGCACATGCCGACCAGGCCCGCCAGTTGCTGAACAACGGCCGGCGTGGTCCCGCGTGA